gaagcgcgccgccgccgccggcaagacgGAGTGAGAGGCCGTAGGAGAGTGGCACTCGTTCAATTTGAGGTACTTGCTGCTGTAGCTCCCCCAGGCTGTGTAgtgcctcttcttccctcctAGCCCTTTTGGGGCCAGAAGTTTCGTGATGTTGTTTGTCGGAGGCTGGCGTAGAACACGTCGAGACTTTCCAAAGAGAAAGTAATCGCTTGCTAAGAGACGTCAATCGAGCAACAGAGCACAGCCGGAGAAGGTTCTTTCTGTTCCCCTTTTCAATGCAGAATTGCGGTGGCCACGGTTTATTTTTTGCTGGCAGTGTTGCTACTTTCTTTTTCTGCACCAAACACCGCCACCCttcgccccccctccccccaatctgtttttcttttccttcctcttttctccttccaCCGTTTTGAGATATCCAAATACATGTTATCGATCATgtcccatctccatcatccatggGTGGGTTCTATCCCAGTACCTCCGATTCCCATTCCCAGCTCTACTCGTGGATACAAGTTCATGTATACATATAAACCCATATACTTATAGACACATATCTACGCACATGCAGCAAGCAGCAAgcatacacatacacactcGCAGATGAGACTACGGAGTGTCCGTCCAACCGGTGCCGACTGGCATTTCGCTATTGACAGATCATTCAGAAAGCAGCTTTGGAGATCCTTCCTAACCCTCAAGTTTCCTTCACTTCGTAAAGGGAAGTGAAGATAACCCCTTTCTTGCCTTGCTCGCAtcaactctctctctctctttcccccctACAAAAGTCAGCCACCCAACATCATCTCCCAGCAACGCCGAGTCTCACGATTAGAAACAGCACCAGGCACCAGGAAGGCGATCACGCCATACTCCTCATAGCGAGAAACAGGCAGCAGATTTGACACACAAAGTGTGGCTTCTCAGTTATTTTCCAAGCCATCTACCTTCCACCCTccgtccctcctcccccagcCATGCCGTCATGGTATGATCATCTCGTCCTCACCTCCGCTTTCTCCTGGACTCCATATGCGTTTGCGGAAAGTCATCCGTAGATAGACCCGCGAGGGGAAAAAGCAAGAAAAAATCCGAACTAAACAACACAAGAGAAGAAAACGTGACGGTGTCGGGGATCTTTTCTTTTAGAGGGtttcaaaaaaaaaattcGTCGACAGCCGTCTTCTCTCCAAGCCAACCAGTCCCCGTGGGAAAATGGCATCGTGAAGAAATTCTGTGAAGCAAAATCCACCCTCCCCCTGAACTCCTTGGTCCAAAATGTTGGCGCACTCGAAAACGACTACACGTAAGATGGCCGAACCCCCGTCCCGTTGCCTGTTCATGTCCAAATGGGGGGAATCCGTTTCCCACCTTTTCGTTCCAATATTCGCGTCCGGAGGACACAGCTCTAGATTACACATTTCGGTTTATGGTAGTAAAGTAcgtttttttgtttttcgCAAAGTGCTAGCATGGCGATTTCCATCGCCAATTCGCCACTCGCTGCGCTCTGAAAGGAAGGCTCGAAAATGACAAAAGAAATGCCGGCTTGACGGTTGATAAAGCTCCTCCTAGAGCTTGTCGTGTTCGACAAGGTAGATTGGGCAGATTGTACGTCTGGTTTAGATCATCGGTGGCGTCCACGAGGCGAGAAATCTCGTGATAATATGCCACCGAGAACCCTTTCTCATCCAGATCGATGCGCCGCGTGTGAATGCCGTAGAAACATTCAACGGACTGGAATGGTTGCCCGGCTTGCATGGCGCGAAAATTTCGATTGATGGCCTCGGGCTCACTTCTTCTGCAAACCTGGGACGAAGTACGAGGAAGGTATGGCAGTCGGCATTACTGCTTTGTCGCAATGCACTCGTGTCGACCGGTTGGTGTCGCAGAAAATAGCAACAATGGCCAATAGTTCGGCCGAGTGTGGCCGAAATAGTCCGATCCAGACGGGCTTGGTGCTAATGGCTTAGTGGCGGTGTGTCCCGTCCTGGCGGCGGTCATAGCAGCTCGTCGATAGACCTCACAATTGGCGTTTCACCTTTTGTAGGCGGACTTCGCGGATCGGCCACCTGAGTGGGGCGTCCGAAAGGGTAGAAAGGATCCCTGGGGAACATTGTTTCTCGAGGCGAGAACAGACCTTCGCTTGGGGTCGGCGGTACCTCGACAAATCGCATCCCTGGGAACTCGTTGCAGGAAGCGTGCAGCGGGTTTTTTGTCATCGTCTCTGCTCTAGGCGACATGAGAGCCGCATCGTCGGGAATCGCGCCAACCATTGTGAGCGGTCGTTCCGTGTGGACAGCGTGCTGCGTCCGGCGGTCTGTTGCCGGACCCAGATTCAAGCTGGAGAATCCGAAGCCGGCAGATGGGCCGAATCGGTGTGCCCCAAAACCAGGCGAGGGGGGTGGGCCAGGCGAAGGTGGTGGCCTGGAGAAGAACGATGACGAAGGTACGAGACCCGAAACAGGCGGCGCGGGTTTGGAAGGAAGCAAACGGTCGATGTCGAAACTTCCAAACTTTGCAGAGTTCTCGCTTTCTGACCATGAAAAACTCGACGGTGCCGATGATGGCCCCGGTGAGATTGGCTGGCTGCCGGGCGTCGAGTGACCCCTGGCACGAGTAGGACTGCTCTTGCTTGGGCTCGCATTCCCTGAGCtaccctccttctctcctgGGAGAGGAGCTGTCAAAGGCTCCTTGGGTGCGATGTCAATAGCGGCATCTGCAGAAAGCGTTAAACGGTGCTTGGTGGGGCTACGTCCGGCACGGGGGCGAAACGCCGAGCCTGGCGACGCTTTCTTCTTGGAGACCTGCTTCTGGAAGTCCTGTAGGCAGTACATGAGCTTCATGTTGGGGCTGATCCACTTGCTCTTCTCCTGAGCTGCGTAGTAGGCGTCGTTGACGCTTAGGTCGGGGTTCCGGTAAAGTCCGTACGCGATGATGAGACTGGCAGACCGGCTTGCGCCTTGTTGGCAATGGACAAGGAccctctttccctcctttGTTCTCGTGTCAATTGTTTCGCAAAGATGCATGAGGTCCTGAGCGATATCTGTGTTGTGGTCCCAGGGCATATGGATGTACTCTGGGCGCTGAACGGAGAATGACATGGCCCtgggcgtcgtcggtgtTTCGATTCTATCACTGGTGGGGAACTCGAAAGCCGTGGAAAAACTAGCGTTTGACACGGCGGTATCGGGGATGGGACTGAGGATTGCAGGAGAGTCCGTCATGGGCTCATCCGGTTTTGGCAGAAACGAGAACGGGTTGCTGACTTCCCGTGCAACGTTTATGACTGTGTCGAATTTTGAGGCTTCCTCGGCAGTCGGCTCCAGGTAGAGGTAGACATTGTCCTCGTAGATTGCAATGGGGCCGTCAGGGTAACCGGGCGTCTTTTGATCCTCGTTGTTTTCGTTCTCGTGGTACGGCTCAaagtcgagggcggcgcggctGGCGAGCTGGGTCTTGATTGGCGACTCCTCCTCGACAATCGTCGTGTCAAACGAAGCGCCGATGCCGGCCTTTGTCGGCCTCAAGAACTCCGATAGACCCGACTCGTTCCTCTCAAGAACCTTGGGAAAGGTCATTCCACCGGGGGGGCCAAATGTCGCGGACTTCAGGGAAGGCAGCATATGGGGAGACGAGGTCGAGTGTTTGAGGGCGCGCCTCTGCAAAATGGGTGCCATGCCAGGCGTGCCGGGGACGTCGAGTGTGTTCCGCATGACCAGGTCCGAAGTCTTGGTGTTGAGGCTCAACTGACTGGGCTTGCGCTTCATTGCCGGGATGGTGGGCTTGATGAAAGAGGGCGATGCGGGTTCAGAGACGAGCGTCGCGGCCGCGTTGCTCGCGAAGGGCGGCTGGATCGACAGACCCTTCATATTCTTGGGAcggcgaggcgagggcgacgtcaTTGGTCGACCGAAACTCGTGGCTTCCGTCGCAGTGAAAGAATTCATCGAAGACAAGGGCGCAAGGCCGCCAAAGGAGGTAGCCGGGAAAGAGCTGAGGGGAATCAGGTTGACGGGGGAGTccggggaagacgagggagacGGGTCCGACAACGGGGAGCAGTCGCTCGTCGAGAGCGTCGTCGTAGGTGAAGACTCAGCAGACTCGGATGCCTGTGTAGAGGTACTGTCGTGGTGCTTGTGGGTGGGATCGGACGGCATCATGGGCCGCAGATGCTGGACCGGGTTGGCCAAGGATTTCCCGGCAGCCTCCATGTCCATCAACTTAGGGTCGACGAGCGTGAGGGTTTCCTGGGCTGCGATTGTCTCCGCGTCAAGGTCGAAGACTGACATGAAGGAGGGGATTTGATCCTCGTAGacccgcctcgccgccgctgacggCATGGTTTTGTGCACCTTTGGAATGGGCTGCCCGActcccttttctctctctctcctcttgcGCGAGGGAAACGTGTTGGCGGCAGTCTCGGGCGACGAGACTGCGTAAGCCGAGGGGGGCAGCGTGGGCGTAATGGTTAAAGAAATGGTTGCGGCGGGTGGTGGTTGAAGGGGCGGGAGTCGCggttggtgttgttgaaagaaggaaaagggcGTAGGCGATTGGTGAAGATCGGAGGACAGCGCTGCTGAATCCCGTCGATGTttctgctcgtcgtcgttcgtcgtcgtcggcggcggggtttGGTGGTCCAAGTCTCGGCAGGACCGAAgtctcttcttttccttccctCTCTGGTCCTTGGTCCTCCTCGTACTCGGGGCGGTGCCGCAGTGTGCGATGGGCAGGTGACCAGTCTTGCGACAAGAATAGTTCAGGTCGGAGAGAAGGCGGGGGGGACTGTTCGTAAGCGGCGGGTCCTTCTCTGGTGTGGGcgggggaaagaaagaggtgaagtcgtcgtcaaggtcgggaagagaagaaaagagcgCAGGGCAGAGGGTAAAGtggaaggcgaagaaggggaggTAGTGGGTGATAGGtagagagtgagagagagacagagaatAGAGTAAGCGGTTGGTGGTGGAAGAGAatggagaagagagaaaacaATGGCTAGTGGTGACGACGAAAACGGCGGCTCGGGGGCTAGCACATGCTGTAGGCGGGAAACAGAGATGTGGCACCGTCCAGGTCAATACGGATACATGGATGAAGTGTGAGGGCGGGTAAAGTAAGTAAGTTGTGGGAGTGGGAAAAAAGCGAATGAAGTAAAAGATATTCGCCGGTTGGGAAGAGCACCGGGCCAGAGTTGAGGGTTGGGAGGTAGGCAAGGTGAAGTGAGGTAAGGCAGGTGTAGGGAAtgaaagagggagggggtggaaTTGGGAATTTTG
The genomic region above belongs to Colletotrichum higginsianum IMI 349063 chromosome 2, whole genome shotgun sequence and contains:
- a CDS encoding Dual specificity phosphatase, with amino-acid sequence MPSAAARRVYEDQIPSFMSVFDLDAETIAAQETLTLVDPKLMDMEAAGKSLANPVQHLRPMMPSDPTHKHHDSTSTQASESAESSPTTTLSTSDCSPLSDPSPSSSPDSPVNLIPLSSFPATSFGGLAPLSSMNSFTATEATSFGRPMTSPSPRRPKNMKGLSIQPPFASNAAATLVSEPASPSFIKPTIPAMKRKPSQLSLNTKTSDLVMRNTLDVPGTPGMAPILQRRALKHSTSSPHMLPSLKSATFGPPGGMTFPKVLERNESGLSEFLRPTKAGIGASFDTTIVEEESPIKTQLASRAALDFEPYHENENNEDQKTPGYPDGPIAIYEDNVYLYLEPTAEEASKFDTVINVAREVSNPFSFLPKPDEPMTDSPAILSPIPDTAVSNASFSTAFEFPTSDRIETPTTPRAMSFSVQRPEYIHMPWDHNTDIAQDLMHLCETIDTRTKEGKRVLVHCQQGASRSASLIIAYGLYRNPDLSVNDAYYAAQEKSKWISPNMKLMYCLQDFQKQVSKKKASPGSAFRPRAGRSPTKHRLTLSADAAIDIAPKEPLTAPLPGEKEGSSGNASPSKSSPTRARGHSTPGSQPISPGPSSAPSSFSWSESENSAKFGSFDIDRLLPSKPAPPVSGLVPSSSFFSRPPPSPGPPPSPGFGAHRFGPSAGFGFSSLNLGPATDRRTQHAVHTERPLTMVGAIPDDAALMSPRAETMTKNPLHASCNEFPGMRFVEVPPTPSEGLFSPRETMFPRDPFYPFGRPTQVADPRSPPTKGETPIVRSIDELL